From Vitis vinifera cultivar Pinot Noir 40024 chromosome 5, ASM3070453v1, the proteins below share one genomic window:
- the LOC100256202 gene encoding uncharacterized protein LOC100256202 — MKVHPVQKKRNITFRYEINSNLSDPLRDRLMGSTQKKLRRLPHIFSRVLELPFKSDADVAVEESSDCFRFVAVTDGIGDIRAHTVEIHPGVTKIVIRGSDVVELTMDELELDMWRFRLPATTRPELASAVYVDGELVVTVPKCVGMEGAGGGGGELRGGVGGRLVVVL, encoded by the coding sequence ATGAAGGTACACCCAGTGCAAAAGAAGAGAAACATAACATTCAGATATGAAATCAATTCTAATCTCTCAGACCCACTTAGAGATAGGCTAATGGGGAGCACCCAGAAGAAGCTGCGGCGTCTCCCCCACATCTTCAGCAGGGTTTTGGAGCTGCCCTTCAAGTCCGACGCCGACGTGGCCGTCGAGGAGTCCTCCGACTGCTTTCGATTCGTGGCGGTCACAGACGGTATCGGCGATATTAGGGCACACACAGTTGAGATCCATCCTGGGGTTACCAAGATTGTGATTAGGGGCAGCGATGTTGTTGAATTGACTATGGATGAGCTCGAGCTTGATATGTGGAGGTTTAGGCTTCCGGCGACGACGCGGCCTGAGCTGGCCAGCGCGGTGTATGTGGACGGAGAGCTGGTTGTGACGGTGCCCAAATGTGTGGGGATGGAGGGTGCCGGCGGCGGTGGTGGGGAGCTGAGAGGTGGTGTTGGTGGCCGACTTGTGGTCGTACTGTAA
- the LOC100242594 gene encoding uncharacterized protein LOC100242594 — protein sequence MDALVELEQTLRTKQGGLTPPEVSILLSCRSKAVNSFTTGACVASAFVWATTRRLDKMFRFNLSAGSAVSFGLWRFSRSLDSCLAHIMALDGSRMQKELATIIVNKYQDNPWRMQLISNHFYSEKVFDDSTSDKPKLRWRHRNFFGDSASHNQGTHDDDDHVIDSQNDNHSYKNDLESKQVHVKPGIDMMADPLDCLLEAAAGGEIHPDSISTSHRIHTRSHKRSHRRRRMHHQEASSELSESH from the exons GGTGGATTGACGCCTCCGGAAGTTTCTATTCTTCTATCATGCCGGTCAAAGGCTGTCAACAGTTTTACCACCGGGGCTTGTGTTGCGTCTGCTTTCGTATGGGCGA CAACGAGAAGGCTGGATAAGATGTTTCGGTTCAACCTTTCAGCAG GATCTGCTGTTTCATTTGGATTGTGGAGATTTAGTAGGTCCCTTGATTCATGCCTTGCTCATATTATGGCACTAGACGGAAGTCGGATGCAAAAGGAGTTAGCAACCAT AATAGTGAATAAGTATCAGGATAATCCTTGGAGAATGCAACTTATCTCCAATCATTTCTATTCAGAGAAAGTTTTTGATGATTCAACTTCAGATAAGCCGAAATTAAGATGGCGCCATCGGAATTTCTTTGGTGATAGTGCTTCTCATAACCAAGGAACACATGATGATGATGACCATGTCATTGACTCCCAAAATGACAATCATAGCTACAAGAATGACTTGGAGTCCAAGCAAGTTCAT GTGAAACCTGGCATTGATATGATGGCAGACCCTCTTGATTGTTTGCTTGAGGCAGCAGCAGGTGGGGAGATTCACCCTGATTCCATCAGCACCTCCCACAGAATACATACTCGTAGCCATAAAAGATCACACCGTAGGCGTCGAATGCATCATCAGGAAGCTTCTTCAGAACTCTCAGAAAGCCACTAG